The following are encoded together in the Streptomyces flavofungini genome:
- a CDS encoding recombinase family protein, whose product MTSAALTAPPVVGITWSAVEIAELNELKAINEALPEDSPRALLSVRLSILTEDTTSPIRQELDLWKQANTDRVSVVGVARDLNVSATKVPPWKRKDLGEWLNNRAPEFDVLYFWKLDRFVRRILDLQVMIEWCTKLGKNLKSLNDPIDLSSQIGQTIVSLIAGMAEIEAANTGVRVASLWQHNKTQEKWLVGNPVYGYTTERGEDGKYSLAHRPEEYRVLRYVIGALLREKPTTVNRLCKILNRARIPGPNGGQWHGTSLRIILRNPALTGARTEMSTTPAKNKRSQIVWGTDGKPIRVAPPISEQDEWDQLQKVLDSMSRINGNPWTPGATQFLGVIICSQCEGNYTKRTNQSRGKKYFYLRCRKCKSAGENPEEIYTALVETVLEELGDHPVEYREYARGEKTRKRLKEVEAGIEHYMKELAPGGKFARGGFVQETAEKTLNSLMDEMAAIDPESTKDRWILTHGGKTYRDQWETSGVEGMAKDLLRAGIKFAITRIPKDGDEEVEETVGELLIPDDVKERLAIREDAFSSSF is encoded by the coding sequence ATGACATCAGCTGCGTTGACGGCTCCACCGGTCGTAGGCATCACGTGGTCCGCAGTCGAGATAGCGGAACTGAACGAGCTCAAGGCGATCAACGAAGCACTTCCCGAGGACTCCCCAAGGGCGCTTCTTTCCGTCCGACTTTCCATTCTCACCGAAGACACCACGTCCCCCATCCGGCAGGAACTTGACCTGTGGAAGCAAGCGAATACAGACAGAGTTAGCGTCGTTGGCGTGGCCCGAGACTTGAATGTCTCCGCGACGAAGGTTCCACCCTGGAAGCGCAAAGATCTAGGTGAATGGCTGAACAATCGCGCGCCCGAATTTGACGTTCTCTACTTCTGGAAGCTAGACCGATTCGTCCGACGCATCCTCGACCTTCAGGTGATGATCGAATGGTGCACAAAGCTCGGAAAGAATCTCAAGTCCCTCAACGATCCGATTGACCTTTCCAGCCAGATCGGGCAGACAATCGTCTCGCTCATTGCCGGTATGGCCGAGATCGAAGCGGCAAACACCGGAGTTCGCGTTGCCTCTTTGTGGCAGCACAATAAAACTCAAGAAAAATGGCTGGTCGGTAACCCAGTGTACGGTTACACCACAGAGAGGGGCGAAGATGGGAAGTACTCCTTGGCCCACCGACCAGAAGAATACCGCGTCCTCAGGTACGTGATTGGCGCGCTACTCAGAGAAAAACCAACGACAGTAAACCGTCTATGCAAGATCCTTAACAGAGCACGAATCCCAGGGCCAAACGGCGGCCAGTGGCATGGAACCTCGCTCCGCATCATTCTTCGGAACCCGGCCCTGACGGGGGCCAGAACAGAAATGAGCACGACCCCCGCAAAGAACAAGCGATCTCAGATCGTATGGGGAACAGATGGGAAGCCGATTAGGGTTGCTCCTCCGATCTCCGAACAGGATGAGTGGGATCAGCTCCAAAAGGTACTGGACTCAATGTCGCGCATAAATGGCAACCCCTGGACTCCCGGAGCTACACAGTTTCTTGGCGTCATCATCTGCTCTCAATGCGAGGGAAATTATACGAAGCGCACCAACCAAAGCAGAGGAAAGAAGTACTTCTATCTCCGATGCCGGAAGTGCAAGAGCGCCGGAGAGAACCCCGAAGAGATCTACACCGCCTTGGTTGAGACCGTACTTGAAGAACTAGGCGATCACCCTGTGGAGTATCGCGAGTATGCTCGGGGCGAGAAAACACGCAAGAGACTCAAGGAGGTAGAGGCCGGAATCGAGCACTACATGAAGGAACTCGCCCCCGGAGGTAAGTTTGCCCGGGGCGGTTTCGTCCAGGAGACAGCCGAGAAAACTCTAAACTCACTCATGGACGAGATGGCGGCGATCGATCCTGAGAGCACCAAAGACCGATGGATTCTTACCCACGGCGGCAAGACCTACCGTGATCAGTGGGAAACGAGCGGGGTCGAGGGAATGGCTAAGGATCTACTTCGCGCCGGAATCAAGTTCGCCATTACCCGAATCCCGAAAGACGGAGACGAGGAAGTTGAGGAAACCGTAGGGGAACTCCTCATCCCTGATGACGTAAAGGAAAGGCTTGCCATACGCGAAGACGCCTTCAGTTCGAGCTTTTGA
- a CDS encoding topoisomerase — protein MYPGSPAEEYIKARGLDEVAAAFGLGYVGSALPGHERYRGYLAIPYLRPAGGADGVATVRYRCIADECVRGPDSGLLVLQDEKEHHQGHGKYMTAPGDPPRLYNTAALIQPTPYVVVVEGELDAMTWALAGVPAVGAPGTGTWQPYWTPPLRGYRTVYLIAEDGPGLNFMDALAAELPNARIIQMPGDRDSNATFLKEGREALLERIGH, from the coding sequence ATGTACCCGGGGAGCCCAGCGGAGGAGTACATCAAGGCCCGCGGCCTGGACGAGGTAGCGGCGGCGTTCGGACTGGGGTACGTCGGTTCGGCGCTACCTGGTCATGAGCGGTACCGCGGATACCTGGCTATCCCCTACCTGAGACCGGCTGGAGGCGCGGACGGTGTCGCCACGGTGCGATACCGCTGCATCGCAGACGAGTGCGTACGGGGCCCTGACAGCGGCCTCCTGGTCCTCCAGGACGAGAAGGAGCACCACCAGGGTCACGGCAAGTACATGACCGCGCCCGGCGACCCGCCCCGCCTCTACAACACGGCGGCCCTGATCCAGCCCACGCCCTACGTCGTCGTGGTCGAGGGCGAGCTGGACGCGATGACATGGGCGCTGGCCGGGGTTCCGGCTGTGGGGGCGCCCGGCACGGGCACATGGCAGCCCTATTGGACACCTCCGCTCCGCGGGTACCGGACGGTCTACCTCATCGCCGAAGACGGTCCTGGGCTGAATTTCATGGACGCCCTCGCCGCAGAGCTGCCCAACGCTCGGATCATCCAAATGCCCGGAGACCGAGACAGTAATGCCACCTTCCTCAAGGAAGGCCGTGAGGCTCTATTGGAAAGGATCGGCCATTGA
- a CDS encoding RecB family exonuclease yields MGIETATRSVSQVEQYEKCPYRFYLRRVVRIPPRPAAWSIQGTAFHAACEAYERSERVMTCEEVADVYSETYTDLTRAALSRTPDTEHWLRAKGEGTQDIEDRYALGVAQTRAYVEWALGRESGIWRDSRGVPAIELHLTAPLGGVIVQGYIDQLTTDEAGALNVRDLKTGTTRSKFQLATYGALVRAALGEEVNRGDWYMAKTGKPSRAVDISEGAGHKVSEKFRAMDEGVKRGDFPAKAGFECRFCDVSHACSSNRYR; encoded by the coding sequence ATGGGAATCGAGACGGCGACACGGTCCGTTAGCCAAGTCGAGCAGTACGAGAAGTGCCCTTACCGATTCTATCTTCGGCGCGTTGTGAGGATTCCCCCGCGGCCCGCCGCGTGGTCCATTCAAGGGACCGCGTTCCACGCTGCATGTGAGGCGTATGAACGCAGTGAGCGCGTAATGACGTGCGAGGAGGTGGCGGACGTCTACAGCGAGACGTACACGGACCTCACGCGCGCCGCTCTCTCCAGGACGCCGGACACCGAGCACTGGCTGAGGGCGAAGGGCGAAGGGACGCAGGACATTGAGGACCGCTATGCCCTGGGGGTGGCCCAGACCCGGGCGTACGTAGAGTGGGCGCTTGGCCGGGAGTCAGGGATATGGCGGGACTCCCGCGGCGTGCCTGCCATCGAATTGCACTTGACAGCGCCACTCGGAGGGGTCATCGTCCAGGGCTACATAGATCAGCTCACCACCGATGAGGCGGGGGCGCTGAATGTCCGGGATCTCAAGACAGGCACCACGAGGTCAAAGTTTCAGCTAGCCACATACGGGGCCCTAGTCAGGGCTGCTCTGGGCGAGGAGGTGAACCGAGGGGACTGGTACATGGCAAAGACCGGGAAACCGTCTCGGGCAGTTGACATTTCCGAAGGGGCCGGTCATAAGGTTAGTGAGAAGTTTCGGGCAATGGATGAGGGCGTAAAGCGCGGTGACTTTCCGGCGAAGGCAGGATTTGAGTGCCGCTTTTGCGACGTCTCACATGCGTGCTCGTCAAACCGGTATCGGTAA
- a CDS encoding DUF1918 domain-containing protein produces MHASVGDRLLIHGRIVGQHDRTAEVIEILGENGGPPYRVRFEDGHETLMSPGPDTVVRPFAADDE; encoded by the coding sequence ATGCATGCATCCGTGGGCGACCGGCTGCTGATCCACGGCAGGATCGTCGGTCAGCACGACCGGACGGCGGAGGTCATCGAGATCCTCGGCGAGAACGGCGGCCCGCCCTACCGCGTGCGGTTCGAGGACGGGCACGAGACCCTCATGTCGCCGGGCCCCGACACCGTCGTGCGTCCCTTCGCCGCAGACGACGAGTGA
- a CDS encoding CHC2 zinc finger domain-containing protein produces MVSDSSSKPPISRVLAHYYGINITATRGRQKVCCPLHADENPSASVNVDASRWNCFACNLSEDSFDVIMREEGVSFAEAKERAHSEFGGSSSDVSPDVPGEPSGGVHQGPRPGRGSGGVRTGVRRFGATWS; encoded by the coding sequence ATGGTGAGCGACAGCTCATCAAAACCGCCGATAAGTAGAGTACTGGCGCACTACTACGGGATCAATATCACGGCAACGAGGGGACGACAGAAAGTCTGTTGTCCCCTCCATGCTGACGAAAACCCGTCTGCATCAGTCAATGTCGACGCGAGCCGCTGGAACTGCTTCGCATGCAACCTTTCGGAGGACTCATTCGACGTCATTATGAGAGAGGAGGGGGTTTCTTTCGCTGAAGCCAAGGAACGCGCACATAGCGAATTCGGTGGAAGCAGCTCAGACGTATCACCAGATGTACCCGGGGAGCCCAGCGGAGGAGTACATCAAGGCCCGCGGCCTGGACGAGGTAGCGGCGGCGTTCGGACTGGGGTACGTCGGTTCGGCGCTACCTGGTCATGA
- a CDS encoding metallophosphoesterase, with the protein MRRIVVISDTQIPYHDPRYLKNVIDFIGSYQPDELYQIGDLNDYDTPSRWSEGTRREYEQRVKQDSETTKRVFLGPIRDVYDGPFGILEGNHDLRPRTYLSAKAPALAEYAEDFHFSRLLDFDGFGVNLCSPFYPVGPDTVLLHGHEVKGISQEAGRTALRHAIKAGVNVVMGHTHRLGVVRSGTGYEGGRRVVRWGMEVGHLMAPSKAGYLGPGGVANWQAGIGLLYVDDAQVAPYCVDIAGDGSFVVEGQAYGRVARDAGGRFVRKGAARD; encoded by the coding sequence TTGAGGCGAATTGTAGTCATCAGCGATACACAGATCCCCTACCACGATCCGCGGTATCTGAAGAACGTCATCGACTTCATCGGCAGCTATCAGCCTGACGAGCTGTACCAAATCGGTGACCTCAACGATTACGACACGCCAAGCCGGTGGAGCGAGGGTACACGTCGTGAGTACGAGCAGCGGGTAAAGCAAGACTCGGAGACGACGAAGCGGGTATTCCTAGGTCCCATCAGGGACGTGTATGACGGGCCATTCGGGATCCTGGAAGGCAATCACGACCTCAGGCCCCGTACATACCTCTCGGCTAAGGCGCCTGCCCTCGCCGAGTATGCCGAAGATTTTCACTTCAGTCGCCTGCTCGACTTTGACGGATTCGGTGTGAATCTCTGCTCGCCATTCTATCCGGTGGGTCCTGACACCGTTCTCCTCCACGGGCACGAAGTGAAAGGCATCAGCCAGGAGGCGGGCAGGACGGCGCTCCGCCACGCCATCAAGGCGGGGGTCAATGTCGTGATGGGGCACACGCATCGGCTGGGCGTAGTGCGGTCTGGCACAGGCTATGAGGGCGGTCGGCGTGTTGTCCGATGGGGCATGGAGGTTGGTCACCTGATGGCGCCCTCCAAGGCCGGATACCTAGGCCCTGGCGGTGTGGCCAACTGGCAGGCCGGGATCGGCCTCCTGTACGTCGATGACGCTCAAGTCGCTCCGTACTGCGTGGACATCGCAGGAGACGGCTCGTTCGTCGTCGAGGGCCAAGCCTACGGCCGTGTCGCCCGGGATGCTGGCGGGCGCTTCGTCCGCAAGGGAGCGGCCCGTGACTGA
- a CDS encoding endonuclease VII domain-containing protein: MSPPKKGYRKCSRCDRNRAERFYTPRGRICLDCRRARQRKSARDARVHRTYGLSVDDYAQIFKFQDGRCAICRETRRTNLAVDHCHKTNAVRGLLCARCNSTLLARGARDRVDVLRRAADYLEKYPAWEALGEPRYTPETGRNDG; this comes from the coding sequence GTGAGCCCACCCAAAAAGGGCTACAGGAAGTGCAGCAGATGCGATAGAAACCGAGCCGAGCGTTTCTATACTCCGCGGGGCAGGATCTGTCTCGACTGTCGAAGAGCGAGGCAGCGGAAATCCGCTCGCGATGCGCGAGTCCACAGAACATACGGCCTTTCGGTCGATGACTATGCGCAGATCTTCAAGTTCCAAGATGGCCGGTGTGCCATCTGCCGGGAAACTCGCCGGACAAATCTCGCGGTCGACCACTGCCACAAGACGAATGCAGTGCGCGGCCTGCTCTGCGCCCGCTGTAATTCAACCCTTCTTGCTCGCGGAGCGAGAGACCGTGTCGATGTCCTGCGCCGGGCCGCGGACTACCTGGAGAAATATCCCGCCTGGGAGGCCCTAGGCGAGCCGAGATATACACCTGAGACAGGGAGAAATGATGGCTGA
- a CDS encoding HNH endonuclease, whose protein sequence is MPRAAQVCYQHGCTQRVAYRGRCAEHAPPAWETRSARNQTRDRAWERHVRPQALVRDGFACVRCGAREGLEVDHITPVARGGSSTLDNAQVLCRDCHRAKGIEDRKK, encoded by the coding sequence ATGCCACGAGCCGCACAGGTCTGCTACCAACATGGCTGCACGCAACGAGTCGCGTACCGAGGGCGATGTGCGGAGCACGCTCCTCCGGCCTGGGAGACCAGGAGCGCGAGAAACCAGACCCGTGACCGCGCCTGGGAACGGCACGTGCGGCCTCAGGCTCTGGTCCGCGACGGCTTCGCCTGCGTCCGCTGCGGGGCCCGTGAGGGCCTGGAGGTCGACCACATCACTCCTGTGGCCCGCGGAGGCAGCTCGACTCTCGACAACGCCCAGGTGCTGTGTCGGGACTGTCACCGTGCCAAGGGAATTGAGGATCGGAAGAAGTGA
- a CDS encoding LuxR C-terminal-related transcriptional regulator, giving the protein MDKQDGSRHAHTGWSLSPEAEALVPHLLRGAIHPSEVGAQELIDLRIAVRDPVSGHYVLSDLRHLENRLRTEEERGIADHLHALTGLNRFFGRLARIAAEDVPGITLLTHRREANAAITQALEGARHYIWTAQPLDRNTVDLQASAERDIALLRGGIQQRTIYPDSARGRLGEREWARTVSEHGAEVRTMAADFIRMVIIDGSVALVSDYRSTPPDRNTAYRISHPGMLAFINVVFQQQWDFATPWLGEAIRPPRGRITTDRSAEILRRLLEGQTLKAISAAMDLSLSTVNKEIKVLYERTGCSTLFELGFWWATSEERGLYASPDSPES; this is encoded by the coding sequence ATGGACAAGCAGGACGGATCGAGGCACGCACACACCGGCTGGTCCCTCTCGCCAGAGGCCGAGGCCCTGGTGCCGCACCTTCTACGCGGGGCGATTCACCCCTCTGAGGTAGGCGCTCAGGAGCTGATAGACCTCCGTATCGCCGTCCGTGATCCGGTCAGTGGCCACTACGTCCTTAGCGACCTCCGGCACCTGGAGAACCGCCTCCGCACCGAGGAAGAGCGCGGCATCGCGGACCACCTTCATGCCTTGACTGGCCTTAACCGCTTCTTCGGCAGGCTCGCGCGTATCGCGGCCGAGGACGTACCGGGCATCACGCTTCTCACTCACCGACGCGAGGCGAACGCGGCCATCACGCAGGCCCTCGAAGGGGCGCGTCACTATATCTGGACGGCGCAGCCCCTCGACAGGAACACCGTCGACCTCCAAGCCTCCGCAGAGCGCGACATCGCGCTGCTTCGCGGTGGCATCCAGCAGCGCACGATCTACCCCGACAGCGCCCGAGGCCGTCTCGGCGAGCGCGAGTGGGCGCGCACAGTCAGCGAACACGGCGCAGAGGTGCGCACGATGGCAGCCGACTTCATCCGGATGGTCATCATTGATGGCTCGGTGGCGCTGGTATCGGACTACCGGAGCACGCCACCCGACCGGAACACCGCTTACCGGATCAGCCACCCCGGCATGCTCGCGTTCATCAATGTCGTCTTTCAGCAACAGTGGGACTTCGCAACGCCTTGGCTCGGTGAGGCCATCAGACCGCCGCGCGGCCGGATTACAACCGACCGGAGTGCAGAAATCCTCAGACGTCTCCTTGAAGGCCAAACCCTCAAGGCCATCAGTGCGGCAATGGATCTTTCTCTCTCCACGGTGAACAAGGAGATCAAGGTTCTCTATGAGAGGACTGGCTGTTCAACACTCTTTGAACTCGGATTCTGGTGGGCCACCTCGGAGGAACGAGGCCTCTACGCGTCACCCGATTCGCCAGAATCCTGA
- a CDS encoding DNA polymerase produces the protein MRKISYRLRGQPIIIHVVETEGDLSEFMEWISHTELAGFDTETTGLDWWNVDREFRLRLAQFGTAHEAYVIPVEKGPAFADAVRRALLGLDLLVAHNATFDLHVVDACLGIPMEDLAPKVWDTRILAHLVDPRSVLERGPGLSLEDLTRHYICETTADEVKGSMRALALKYKTTKARIWRLVDIRDEDFNRYAGMDPVLAYRLLRILYRLLPARSRAQGLIGWEHRLAHVTALMERTGYLLDVEYAERCSADLKQQEEDAKARAKRYGVQNINSNPQLADAFKALGVRLTKKTPKGQLAMDDEVLTGISHPLADLVIKARKALKWRKTWFESGLQSRDSRDRVHASINSLQARTARMSITGAVPAQTYPSDSGYVRHMWLAEEGHVSCSIDFGNMELRYLAAFSRDRTMLGAFRDGLDLHQITADAAGVNRKVGKMANFLTVYGGGWRALVQQAGVDEQTARKTLDAFNATYPGVGALAKRLSGEARKTGHIYTATGRRLPVDKGRWYAAQNYFVQSGSRDVTARALLRLHRAGFGSYMRLPIHDEVVFSFPEREAAEMAREAARLMEFEVQGLLIPADAEIGERSWGSVLDRADSKH, from the coding sequence TTGAGGAAGATAAGCTATCGGCTGCGAGGACAGCCGATCATCATTCACGTTGTGGAGACCGAGGGCGATCTCTCTGAGTTCATGGAGTGGATTTCACACACCGAGCTTGCCGGGTTCGACACGGAGACGACAGGGCTCGACTGGTGGAATGTCGACCGTGAATTTCGGCTGAGGCTAGCCCAGTTCGGTACCGCACACGAGGCCTATGTCATTCCGGTGGAGAAAGGGCCTGCCTTCGCCGACGCAGTGAGACGGGCCCTCCTAGGTCTTGATCTGCTGGTGGCCCACAATGCGACCTTTGACCTCCATGTCGTCGATGCCTGCCTAGGCATTCCGATGGAGGACCTTGCTCCGAAGGTGTGGGACACCAGGATCCTCGCTCACCTCGTCGACCCGCGGTCGGTTCTGGAGCGCGGGCCCGGCCTGAGCCTCGAAGACCTGACAAGGCACTACATCTGCGAGACCACGGCCGACGAGGTCAAGGGCTCCATGCGGGCGTTGGCACTCAAGTACAAGACGACCAAGGCTCGAATCTGGCGCCTGGTGGACATCCGAGACGAGGACTTCAACCGGTACGCAGGCATGGACCCTGTCCTTGCATACAGGCTCCTGCGGATCCTGTACCGCCTCCTACCGGCCCGCTCCAGGGCGCAGGGGCTCATCGGCTGGGAGCACCGGCTAGCCCATGTGACGGCGCTCATGGAGCGCACCGGCTACCTCCTCGATGTCGAGTACGCCGAGCGCTGCTCGGCGGACCTGAAGCAGCAGGAGGAGGACGCCAAGGCCCGTGCGAAGCGGTACGGCGTACAGAACATCAACAGCAATCCACAACTGGCTGACGCATTCAAAGCTCTGGGAGTCCGTCTCACCAAGAAGACCCCCAAGGGTCAGTTGGCTATGGATGACGAGGTCCTGACGGGCATCAGCCACCCGCTCGCCGACCTGGTCATCAAAGCGCGAAAGGCACTGAAGTGGCGTAAGACATGGTTCGAATCCGGCTTGCAGAGCAGGGACTCCAGGGATCGGGTACATGCCTCGATCAATTCACTCCAGGCCCGCACGGCTCGGATGAGTATCACCGGGGCAGTACCAGCGCAGACCTACCCGTCAGATTCAGGCTACGTACGGCACATGTGGCTTGCTGAAGAAGGGCATGTCAGCTGCTCTATCGACTTCGGCAACATGGAGCTTCGATACCTGGCAGCGTTCAGTAGAGACCGGACGATGTTGGGCGCGTTCCGTGACGGCCTAGATCTTCACCAGATCACGGCTGATGCCGCGGGGGTGAACCGCAAGGTTGGCAAAATGGCCAACTTCCTGACCGTGTACGGAGGTGGATGGCGTGCCCTCGTGCAGCAAGCGGGAGTTGACGAACAGACCGCCAGGAAGACGCTCGACGCTTTCAATGCAACGTATCCAGGTGTCGGGGCCCTTGCTAAGAGGCTGTCTGGAGAGGCCAGGAAGACGGGACACATCTACACGGCCACAGGTCGACGTCTACCAGTCGATAAGGGGCGTTGGTACGCAGCTCAAAACTACTTCGTACAGAGCGGGTCGAGGGATGTCACAGCCAGGGCGCTGCTCCGACTACACCGGGCTGGATTCGGGTCGTACATGAGACTCCCGATCCATGACGAAGTCGTCTTCTCCTTCCCAGAGAGGGAGGCGGCCGAGATGGCTAGGGAGGCAGCCAGGCTCATGGAGTTCGAGGTTCAAGGGCTCCTGATTCCGGCCGATGCGGAGATCGGTGAACGCTCATGGGGGAGTGTCCTAGATAGGGCGGACAGCAAGCACTAA
- a CDS encoding phage portal protein: MHLHGRLQGPRSPAAQYVRYYEGEQQKLAFAQMRYRHAFSEVFAQWRDNFCGMIVDASAERLHVDSFRLPDNPGTDNDARAFWQRNSMDALSGMVHLDTLIRGSAYVAVWADTQGEPTITPVSSERMAVVYKPGSLTELEAAALFERDDWGRQRATLWTERYVYEVPWGATDWNTGVLYRNPLGVVPVVPFETRPRLLADPVSDLANIVPIQDAINKTVSDALTTSEAAAFPQRWVTGLDIVEDAQGNPVEPFDVGADKLLQAEDPGARFGSMPAADLSNYVDLTDMLVQHMASISKVPSTYFLVNNGASAPSGESNLSAEAGLIAKVRQFMTPLGESWERVIRLCFAVKHDSRKDAFAMETRWRDPEYRTEAQHIDALLKQKQLNVPEEVLWAEAGYSATQIEKFRAMRLEDARAAAEIQRLMPQPQSSPPTIKPPQGNSGNGNRRIHEPT, encoded by the coding sequence ATGCACTTGCACGGGAGACTTCAGGGGCCTCGCTCACCGGCCGCCCAGTACGTCAGGTACTACGAGGGCGAGCAACAGAAGTTGGCGTTCGCTCAGATGCGCTACCGCCACGCTTTCAGTGAGGTGTTCGCTCAGTGGCGAGACAACTTCTGCGGCATGATCGTGGACGCGTCTGCCGAGCGCCTGCACGTCGACTCGTTTCGTCTCCCGGATAACCCCGGCACCGACAATGACGCCCGTGCTTTCTGGCAGCGCAATTCCATGGATGCTCTCTCGGGCATGGTGCACCTCGACACACTGATTCGCGGATCGGCGTACGTGGCGGTGTGGGCTGATACCCAGGGCGAGCCCACCATCACGCCTGTGTCCTCCGAGCGCATGGCGGTCGTGTACAAGCCCGGCAGCCTCACTGAGCTAGAGGCCGCGGCGCTCTTCGAGCGGGACGACTGGGGCCGTCAGCGGGCAACGCTGTGGACCGAGCGATACGTCTACGAAGTGCCATGGGGTGCCACCGATTGGAACACCGGAGTCCTGTACCGGAATCCTCTCGGGGTCGTCCCGGTCGTGCCTTTCGAGACGAGGCCCCGTCTGCTGGCTGATCCTGTCTCGGACTTGGCCAATATCGTGCCGATTCAGGACGCGATCAACAAGACGGTGTCGGACGCACTCACGACTTCTGAAGCGGCGGCATTCCCTCAAAGGTGGGTTACCGGCCTGGACATCGTTGAGGATGCGCAGGGCAATCCTGTCGAGCCATTCGATGTCGGCGCTGACAAACTGTTGCAGGCCGAGGATCCCGGTGCGCGTTTCGGGTCCATGCCTGCCGCTGACCTGTCCAACTACGTTGATCTCACAGACATGTTGGTTCAGCACATGGCCAGCATCTCCAAAGTGCCATCCACCTATTTCCTGGTCAACAACGGCGCCTCTGCGCCGTCAGGTGAGTCGAATCTGTCAGCTGAGGCCGGGCTTATCGCTAAAGTCCGTCAGTTCATGACCCCGCTCGGTGAGAGTTGGGAACGTGTCATCCGCCTCTGTTTCGCGGTGAAGCATGACAGCCGCAAGGATGCTTTCGCCATGGAGACTCGTTGGAGAGATCCGGAGTACCGGACGGAAGCTCAGCACATTGATGCACTGCTGAAACAGAAGCAGTTGAACGTGCCTGAGGAAGTTCTGTGGGCTGAAGCGGGCTACTCCGCTACGCAGATTGAGAAGTTCCGTGCGATGCGTCTTGAGGATGCACGTGCAGCCGCGGAGATCCAGCGGCTGATGCCGCAACCGCAGTCGAGCCCCCCAACCATCAAGCCCCCGCAGGGTAATTCCGGGAACGGCAACCGGCGAATTCACGAACCTACTTAA
- a CDS encoding AAA family ATPase produces MPNPLKALSRLEVEFRRGEVSLLVAGPGTGKSLLAINLALLGGIPVLYFSADSSAATQISRAAAIVTGDDVKDVKSALLGNDVSAYEKELGARWWVRLNFSARPTPDEMELDLLGFLEIYGTAPHLVCVDNLTNVDYGSAGDAESYTFGLESLCEYLLDMGRSTGAHVQGMHHTTGEHSDGTSPIPLSGVKGKVTRVPSLILTMHKEDGGMGGRILNVSPVKNREGFADPSGRTFASFRLNPRNLRLEELDGAEFDSII; encoded by the coding sequence TTGCCGAACCCCCTCAAGGCACTCAGCCGCCTCGAAGTCGAGTTCCGGCGAGGAGAGGTCTCGCTACTCGTCGCCGGTCCCGGCACTGGCAAGTCACTGCTTGCTATCAATCTAGCTCTACTTGGCGGGATCCCCGTTCTCTACTTCTCGGCTGACTCCAGCGCGGCAACTCAAATTTCACGAGCGGCGGCCATCGTCACCGGCGATGACGTGAAGGACGTCAAATCGGCACTCCTAGGGAATGACGTCTCAGCCTACGAAAAGGAACTCGGCGCACGGTGGTGGGTCAGGCTGAACTTTTCGGCACGACCAACGCCAGACGAAATGGAGCTTGACCTTCTCGGGTTTCTGGAGATATATGGAACCGCACCACATCTGGTCTGTGTCGACAATTTGACCAATGTGGACTATGGCAGTGCAGGAGACGCAGAGTCGTACACCTTTGGGTTGGAATCTCTCTGCGAATACCTGCTAGATATGGGCCGCTCCACAGGGGCTCATGTCCAAGGCATGCACCACACCACAGGCGAGCATTCTGACGGGACGAGCCCTATTCCGTTGAGTGGAGTCAAGGGGAAGGTGACGCGAGTTCCATCGCTCATCTTGACCATGCACAAGGAGGACGGCGGAATGGGCGGGCGCATTCTAAACGTGTCCCCCGTGAAGAACCGTGAAGGATTCGCAGATCCAAGTGGACGGACGTTTGCCAGTTTTCGATTGAATCCCCGGAACCTCAGGCTGGAAGAGCTGGACGGGGCGGAGTTCGACTCAATCATTTGA